Genomic window (Nymphaea colorata isolate Beijing-Zhang1983 chromosome 1, ASM883128v2, whole genome shotgun sequence):
TCCACTGAAAACTTCAACCTTGATCTCCTAAAAACGTCAACATTTGCCGATCGTCACTGACGGAGAAACTGTCAGCAAAGCAAACCGTGATTATACAACGCCGTCAATAAAAACATCACTGACGGTAAAAAACCCGTCAAATATGTAACAGTAAAGCAGACCCGGTATAGACGTTCCCAAGTTGTAACCTTTCTTGCTCGACACCCGGGCATATTTGACTCGGCCGTGGACACCTTAAATTAATGATAGCAgcgaaagaaaaataaagtatGTCATTAACGAACTTAACTCCACATTCCCAAGAAATTTGGCAATGAAATTTGACAAGTTCTGAGCCAAGTTCACAATttgcatttttgaaaaatgtgtaaaaaaagaatgtaacacaaaaatgttttgaaatatttaaaaatatatcctTAGAAGGGAGACATGTCAGCCTTGAACAGGCAACAGAATCGATTCATATTCACTAATTCAAGCCTATTTTGGCAACACTCTCCTTGCATTCGTCTCTTTGGAGACATGATAAAAATGGAACACTCTCCTTACATAACTCTGCATGCTAACCTTCATCAAATTTTCACCTCAAGGGTTGGAGTGCATTGGGAAGCAAGGTGGCCACCTTTAAAGGGATATGAACTACGAATGCCATGGTCATTGGCTCATTGCCATGATCTAATTTGCTATTTCTCTATAAATCGTAATGGTTCGAAACATGCTCTGTGAACCCTAGGGACAATGGCATAGGGAAGGAGATGGGCAGCTACAACCTCTCCTCAGAGCAGTGGAAAGAACCACTcactttggaaaaaaaaaacaaggaactTTGTCAATTTGGCGATACCAACACCATTCATGAACCATTTTAAAAAGTAGGGCAGGTTCATAGGACATAGAACATggtatttcataaatttgtttcAAGTGTTGtgatagattcatagaacattgtGCTAATGTTTCTAACTCCAAATGCCCCTCAAAACCTAGAGGACATCCAAATCATGTGGGATATATACTCGGTGTTCTAGTGCCACaaacaaattttgttttgacGAACTTGCTCACGTTTTTCCATGATATTGGAAGACCTTTCTCATTTTATCCAAATTAGTTTCAGAATCTAGAGACTCTGGATTCGACGCGTCTATTAAAGTCTCCAGATTCGATGGGTCAGTACTTCGTAATTCAGACAAGGTATTGCCAAGTAtattgtttttgaaagaaagaCAACATATAACTCGTCATTTAAATGTAAGAAGGTCGAATAATAACCTGATTACTTGTGTAATTCAAGAATAAGCTAAACTAGCATCAAATAAAACTTTGACCAAGTTACATTTTGCTCATGTTTTAATCAAAACCAGAATCCGACCTTTTATTTGCAGTTTTCAGCATGTATTAAGTACCAAGTACGAATATATTCATGAATAACGATTATTCTAGAGAAACAATCAGTATGGCCAAGATAACATCTAGCCCCAAATTTTGGCCATGTCATGCAAGGTTTCGGCCAGTAACATTGGTTTTGAGAGAAAGAGTTTCGGATAAAACTAGTTACATCCCCCTACTATGTTGACCGGCTGGTAAGGGGCCAAGTCACATGTTCGCTTGGCGATCTTGCACCATTTATCTTTTCCCGAAACTATGATACTTGGGAGTGTTGGACACAATTAAATTCAGGTTAATGAAacacaaactttttattttcttccaaataAGCAAGATAGCACAGCCTTGCCAATACACCAATAAATAAATGGGGTGCCGCTTAATTTATTCAAAGATTCCCAGAGAAGGCATACATGTCCAACACAAACCATATGATATATCTAATGATTTATACGTATTCTTTATAGGTACTTAATTCCATCCTTAGAGAGACCGCCGCCCCAATACTTAATTGTTGTTGTCCATCCAGAAAGCAGACTGCAGCTCATCGATAACCTTCTTGTCAACCTGGAAGGCCTTGGCAAGAAGGTCATCTGAGACGGGTGGCTTCGCCCCGAACACAGCATTAGCAATGGTGATGACGCCTGGGTTTTGGCTGCTCAGCCCAGCAATGGCCACAGCACCTTCTTTCCCTACGTTCTGCTGGAAGTGGATCAGCCCTTGCGGGAACACAAACACATCTCCCTTGTACAACTTCTTGGTGAACAGCCGGTTCTCCGGGTTGCTGGTCACGAACCCCACGTAGAGGCAGCCTTCCAGCACCACCAGGATCTCGGTTGCACGAGGGTGGATGTGGGGTGGGTTCAGTCCCCATGGAGCGAAGTCAATCCGAGCCAGGGAGATGCCCAGCGTGTTCAGTCCAGAGATATTTTGAACGTTGACCGCAGTCACCATCGAGCCTAGTGGGTTCGATGTGTTGCCAGGCTTGTCCAGcccagagaagaagaaatcttcTGGCCTAGCCATCATTGGATTCTTGCACACCTTGCCATTCACAACAACTGCAGCAGAGAAAGAGGTAATCGAACATGAATAACATCAGAACATTACGAACATATCTCTAAATATAGCGCGATTGTTCTTTAATATGAATATTAGATACGTAAAAAtaacatgttaaaaatattataattccCATGAATATACGGCAAGGCACGCCCAAACACACACTCACACAAgtataaagaagaaaattacGCACTTGGGCTATTAGGGTCAGCAACACAGAAGTCTTGGAGCTGGCTAGGATCAGAAGCATGGGAGAAGGCAGCTATAAGAGAAAAGAGGATGAGGTATGTGAGCTTCATCTTGAAGGCTAGCCTTGAGAAATGCAACCTGTGTATTGTGAACAACTCTCAAGGCTGAAACCCTCTGAGGATGCTGGAGGATGGTGCCATGCACCGGCATTTATAGTGTTGTACAGGAGACTTAGCCCACTTATCTTACGTTAGAATATTAGGATATGGAATAAGTCAAGAATCCTTGCGTTGCTGATTGATTCACAACATCAACTTCCTTGAATTTTGGACTCGCAATTAAATCGTTTTCACTTATGACCGATTACACCACTCAGAGACGGTGCTTGCACCAATTCAAACTTCGTCATTTTGCTAATTCTATTAAATATTAAACAGTAGCAGATTATCACCAAGTCCACTCTGCAGcattgttttatatatatatatatatatatatatatatatatatatatatagagagagagagagagagagagagagagagagaggagaaagtttgaagttttctTAGTTTAACTAAGGCTTACGTACGTGACTTGGTAGCTTCACCCATGGAATGGAGGGAATGAATTAATGGGATTCGTAGACTCACGTGTAAGGACTCTGGTACTCCAGCAGTTTCCGGTCACGCGTTATCAGGGtgaatcctttttctttcttctttccaagAAATCAAACAcgttttcaagaaaaaagttCACTGAACCCCGACTTCTATGGAAACTTAATCACCAGGACATGCATTACAGGACTTAGGCGCGCTCGTCTGGGAAAAATGAATGGTAGTAATAAAATTTCTAACTCAAAtctttgggaaaaaaaaaaggcgatGACGATTTCCTTGGAAGAGTAAAAGATGGTAGTTGGTGTATCAGCTAATTCGTTAGCCATCACTAAGCTTGACATCAGCTTTTACAAGGAAAAGTAGACATCATTGTCCATATCTACTTTGACTTGGTGGGGTGTTCTAAAGAGTATTATGTTCTTGGACAAGCCTGAATGTTTCCTTTGGGGTTTATCCGTTCAAATGTCTCTGTCTTCCATGTGGTCAAGGGTTCCTAGTCCAACAAGTTCCACAAATTTTGTCTTCAGGTTCGACTTTAATCCGCGAATAAAAATCCTCAATTTTGGGTCCATCAACATTGGATTTGATGGGTgaaggataaaattttaaaacacaGGGCACAGACATTTGTCTGCGATCTACAGTAAAATTTAGGGCAATCAAACAGGCCCTTAATGCAAAAGAAGAAGCCATACAAATTACCTTGATCCATCGGATTCTGCCGGGGAATTTTTCCTGCGtttgaatgcaaaagaaaaggcCGAACAAACCTGTTCTAATTTTTGTGATAGATTCATAGACTATTGTGTTAATGCTTCTGTCCCTAAGCGCCCTTACCTATAGGACATCCAAATCATGTGAGGTATATACTCGTTGTTCTAGTGGCACAAGCAATTTTGTTCATGATCTTGCTCTTGTTTTTCCATGATATTGCAAGgcttttcttcatcattttacCCAAATTAGTTTCTGAATCTCGAGACTTAGGATTCGACTTGTCTATTAACGTCTCTAAAATCGGTAGGTCAATTCTGTAGTTCAGGCTAGGTTTTGTTAACCAtattgtttttgaaagaaaaacaatatataactcATCATTTAAATGTAAAAAGGTTGAATAGTAATCTGATTACTTGTGTAATTCAAGTAAAATGAGCATCAAATAAAACTTTGACTAAGTTATATTTGCTCGCGTACATTCATCAAAAGCAGAATTTGGACTACTTAACTACCTTTTATTTGTAGGCTTCAACGTATGATGAGTACCCAGTATGATTATTATATTAACAAACAACAATTACACTAGAGAAACAACCACTAGTGTTTTTGTCACCAATTTTTGGCCGAGCCTCGTAAGGTTTCGGCCCcgtcaaatgagttttgggAGAAAGAATTTTGGATAAAACTAATTAAATCCACTAGGTTGACCAGGTAGCGGGCCAAGTCGAGCCGACTCAAAACATTTATGTTTTCTTAGAAACTATGACACTTAGAGTGTTGGACACAATTAAATTCAGATTGATGAGtcacaatcttttttttttcttccaaataaGCATGATAACATAGCCATTGCCAATATACCAAAATAAATGGGATGCCGCATTATTCAAAGATTGCGAGAGAAGGCCTACATGTCCAAAACAAACCATATGAGATAATGATGTATACATGTCTATTCCTTATAGGTACTTACTTGATCATTAAAGAGAGAGATCACCTCATTCCGATTCAAGCCTGCAAGGGAAGGTCTCCCCAACCTTATTATCCAAACAAAGGAGTTgtacacataaaaaaaaaccatcaccGGGACAACAGCACTCCCAAGAGAGCAAACAATAACATCAAGGCAGTACTCAAAAAAATCAGACTAAGTAGCGATCAGATCCGGAATAAGAAAAGATCTCAATAAGCTAGAATGACCCCGGGGGCGAGGGGCGGCGGCAGGggccttgaattttgaaaagttacatTTGAACTCTTgctaaaagtttgaaactataattcggttcttgttaaaattttgaaactataattcggctcttgttaaaattttgaaactataattcgactcttaatgaaaatttttctgAATACCCTGACTACCA
Coding sequences:
- the LOC116246383 gene encoding putative germin-like protein 2-1 yields the protein MKLTYLILFSLIAAFSHASDPSQLQDFCVADPNSPIVVNGKVCKNPMMARPEDFFFSGLDKPGNTSNPLGSMVTAVNVQNISGLNTLGISLARIDFAPWGLNPPHIHPRATEILVVLEGCLYVGFVTSNPENRLFTKKLYKGDVFVFPQGLIHFQQNVGKEGAVAIAGLSSQNPGVITIANAVFGAKPPVSDDLLAKAFQVDKKVIDELQSAFWMDNNN